From the genome of Phycicoccus duodecadis:
GAAGCGGGAGCTCCATCCCACCCGCCGGTGCACACCTGTGGGTGAACTGAGAAGGACGAGTGGGCGAACATCCGCGCCTCCTGCCCTCGGGGTCGGCCGGCGTGGATGAGCCGGCGGGGGCCGCCCGGTCCTCCCCCGGGCGTGGCGCGCGTCCTCGACCACGACCCGCACCCTGAGTACCGTGGTCGGGGTCGAGACCCGGGTCACCCCTGATGCGCGGCCGTTGGACGACACGACAGGCTGGGGGCATGACGAGGATGTGGGGCGTGACGGCGCGGTGGGCCGCGGGCGCGGCCGCCGCCACGGCGGTCGTGGCGCTGGCGCTCCCGCGGGTCACCGGCACGTCGTGGGCGCCGGTCGTCGACGCCCTGAGCCGACCGAGCGCCGTGCAGCTCGCGCTGCTGGCCGCGCTGTGGCTCGCCGGGCTCTGGGTCCACACCCCCTCGCTCACCGCCGCGCTGCCGGGCCTTTCGCACCGGCGCGCCCTGGTCCTCAACCTGTCGGGCTCCTGCGTCTCGAACCTGCTGCCGCTGGGGGGCGCCGCCGGCACCGCCCTGAACTGGCGGATGGTGCGGGCCTGGGGCTTCGGGTCGGCCGCCTTCGGGCGCTGGGCGCTGCTGACCAACCTCGCCGACACCGCCGTGAAGCTGCTGCTGCCCGGGGTCATGCTCTGCTGGTTCGCGCTCTCCGGTGACGCCGGCGTGGCGCGCCTGGTCGGCCCGGGCGTGCTGGGCGTGGCGCTGCTCGTCCTCCTGCTCACGGCCGTCGTCCTGGTGGGGCGCGACGACCGGGCGCTGCGCCGGGCCGGGCGCGTCGCCGACCGCATCGTCGCCCGGCATCCGCGGCTCCCGAGCGCCCCGGAGGGCTGGGGCGAGCGAGCAGCCCGTTTCCGTTCCGAGAGCGCCGACCTCGTGCGCACCGGGTGGGGCCGGATGCTGGGCGGCAAGGTCCTCTACGCCCTGTTCCAGGCCCTGCTGCTGTGGGCGTGCCTGGCCGCCGTGGGCGCGCCGTCCGCCCCGCTGCTGGTGGCCTCCGCCTTCGTCGTCGAGCGCCTGCTGTCGATGCTCGTCATCACCCCTGGGGCCACCGGGGTGGTCGAGGTCGGGATGGCCGCGGCCCTCACCGCGCTCGGCGCCCCGGCGGCACCGGCGGCGGCGGGGGTGCTCCTCTACCGGGCCTTCGTCATCGGGATGGAGGTGCCGGTGGGCGGCCTGGTCATCCTCGGCTGGTGGCTCTCCGCCCGCCGCCGGCCCGCGGCGGGACGGCGGGACGGCGACCCCGCAGCACTCCCCCGCCGTGGAGTGCCCGTGGCCTCACTTGCTTTCGAGGTAGACGAACGAGTGTTCCTGGGCGGCCGCGACGGTCAGCGGCACCCCGGCGCCTCGTAGCAGGTCTGCGTGCTCCGCACTGATCCCCTCGTCGGCGATCGCCTGGTCGACGGTGTCGAGGTCACACACCCGCACCATGGCCGGGCCGTCGAACTTGGCCGAGTCGGCGATGAGCACGATCCGCTGCGCCGCCTTGATCAGTGAGCGCTTCACCAGTGCCTCGTGGTCGGACGCGCAGAAGACGCCTCTCTCGTTGACCCCTCCGGCGGCCAGGAAGAGGACGTCGAAGCGCTGGCCGTCGATGGCAGCGAGGGTGGCCTCCCCCGCGAAGTCCTGGGTCTCGGGGTGCAGCTCGCCGCCGAAGACATGGACCCGGACCCCGGGCTTGGTCATCAGGGCGTTGACCACGGGTACCGAGTGGGTGACCACCGACAGGCCCTGGTTCACCGGCAGCGCCCGGGCGAGCTCGAGGGCCGTGGTCCCCGAGTCGATGCAGATCGTCGATCCCGGGACGAGGAAGTTCAGCGCGACCCGTGCGATCGCCTGCTTCTCGGCGAACATCTCGGTGGCCCGGGCCGTGAAGTCACTCGGGTTGAGGACCTCCTGGGTCAGGACGGTCACGCCCCCGTGGACCTTGCGGACCAGCTCGTCCGAGGCGAGCTGCTCGATGTCCCGACGCACCGTCATCTCGGATACATTCACGGCAGCAGCGAGCTCGGTGACGGTACAGAACCCCTGGCGGGCGACGATGTCGCTGAGCAGCTGCCGGCGCGCCGCCGGCCCACGGTTCGTCACGTGCCGCGCTCCCTCCGGTCGTCGCTGTTCTGCCAGGGTGCCCCTGTCGCCGATACGTTATCGACAAAGGTGTTAACTTTCCATCAGCAGTGTTGCTTTGTTCGCAAAGATTTGTCTCCTCTGTCGGCGCCGGGAATGCACCGCGTCGGTCGGTCAGGGCGCCGCCCCTGACCCGGTGTCGGTGAACGGCCCGTCGGCGAAGACGAGACATACGGGCGAAGCGGCCGGCGCGACCTGGACCAGGTCGCCGATGACGCCGCTGTCGCCGTCGGCGGCGAAGACCGCGATGGTGTTCGACCGCTGGTTGGCCACGTACAGGCATCCCCGGTGGAAGGTGAAGTGGCGCGGCCACTCCCCCCGGGACGAGACCTCCCCGACCAGCCTCGGCATACCCCCTCGGGGAACCCGCGAGATGTCGAAGACCGCGATGGAGTTCCATCCACGGTTCGCGACGAAGGCGAAGTCCTGGTTGGGGGAGACGACGAGATGCGACGGGAAGTTCGCGACACGGCGTCCCGCGCGTGAGCGCTCTGCACCCGTCGTCACCGCTCCCACGTGCTCGAGCACCCCTGACGCCTGGGATAGGACGTGCAGACGGGAGTCCAGCTCGCCGGAGACGAGCAGCGCGTCGCCGACCCACCCCATGTGTCGGGGACCCGACCCGGCCGGGAGCCGACAGACCTCGACGAGGGCGGGAGGCGCGCTCTCGCCGCGCACGGCGAACCGAACGACCCTGTCGCCGCCCAGATCCGAGACCAGCCAGTCCTCGGACCCGTCCCGGACGCGCAGGGCCTGGTGGAAGTGCGGGGACTCCTGTCGCTCGCGGACCGGCCCTGTTCCGCCCGGCGCGGCCGTGGAGCCCGTGGGCCCCAACGTGCCGTCGGGCGCCACGACGACGGTGGCGATGCCGGCGGGCAGGTAGTTCACCAGGACGAGTCGGCGACGGGCGTCGTCCACGACGAGGTGGCACGGCAGCCCGCCCCCCGACGGGGCGCTACCGACCACCGTCAGCTTCCCCTGCGTCCGAGCGAGGCTGACGACACGTCCGTCGGGCTCCTCCTCCACCGCGAACAGGAGGCCCATACCGAGAGCCAGGAACGTCGGGTTCGACAGAGGGACGGTCGACAGGTCACCGGTCAGCGCGCCGTCGGCCCCCACGCCGCGAACCGACACGCCGGAACCGCGGCCATCCTGCGCACTCGTGTAGGACCCGACGTACAGCGTGGACGTGTTCATACCGCGCTCCCGACCCCCACTCGCTACTTGATCGACCCGGCGAGACCGCTCACGAGATACCTCTGCATGAGCATGAAGATGATGATGACCGGGATCGAGATGATGACCAGCACCGCGAACAGCGCGCCGGGCTGGCTGAGGAACGTCCCCCGGTACGCGAGGGGAATCAGCGTGAGGGGCTTCTTGTCGTTGTCGCTGATCGCCACCAGCGGCAACAGGAAGTCGTTCCACGCGATCATGGTCTGCCAGATCACGATGACCGCCAGCGCCGGGCGGGCCAGCGGGAAGTAGATGCGCCAGAACACCTGCCACGTGGTCGCGCCGTCGATCACGGCGGCTTCGAACAGCTCGCGAGGGATGGCCAGGAACGCGGTGCGCACGATGATGATGGCGAACGGCAGGCCCAGCGCCGTGTAGACCAGCACGAGCCCCAGGATCGAGTTGTACAGGTGGATCGCCTGGAGGATCTTGAACGTCGCGACGATGATGCTCGGCATGGGGAGCACCAGCGCGAGCACGAGAACGCCGAAGAGCAGCGCCTTCAACGGAACGTGCAGCCGCGCGAACGCGAAGGCGGCCATGGAGCCCAGCACCACCACGAGCACCACCGACGGGACCGTGATCAGCAGGCTGTTCACGAGGTCCTGGAAGATCGGGCTCTCCTGGAAGATGATGCCGTAGTTCGAGAAGTCGGGCTGCGCGGGCCACGTCCCGAGCAGGACGGTCGCGGGGTTGGCGGAGGGCAGGAACGACAGCCCCAGGACCAGCAGGACCGGGACCAGCCACAGGACGGCGAGCGGCGCGAGCAACCAGTGGAGCCAGCGGCCGGACGACGGCCGGCGGCGCCTCCGAGGTCGGCTCCCCGCCACCGTCCCGTCGTTCGCGAGCGTGGTGCCGGATGCAGCGGTCATCACTTCTCCTCACTGGAGATGAAGCCCGCGCCGAAGGCGCGGACCATGATGAGGGAGCTCGCGACCGCGATCACCAGGAGGACCACGCTGATCGCCGAGGCGTAACCGACGCTCTGGAGCGGGAACGCCTGCTGGAACGCGTACGTCGGCAGCATCTCGGAGGCGTGGTTCGGGCCGCCCCCGGTCAGCACGTAGACCAGCTCGAAGGTCTTCAGCGAGCCGATGATGCCCAGGAGCAGGAGCGAGAGATGGGTCGGCTTGAGCAGGGGCAGGATGATGCGGACCGTCGTCTGGAACCCGCTCGCCCCGTCGATGCGGGCCGCCTCGAGCACGCTCCGGTCGATGAGCTGCAGGCCGGCGAGGTAGAAGAGCATCGAGAACCCTGTCCACATCCACACGTTCACCAGGATCACGCCGAAGATCGCCGTGTGCGGATCGGAGAGGTAGTTCGCGCTCAGGAAGGTCAGCCCGGTGACCTTCCCCAGCGCTGCGAGCAGCCCTGAGAACGGGTCGAGGATGTGCGACCAGACGATCCCGACGACGACCGCGGAGAGGATGGCGGGAACGAAGAACACCGCCCGGTAGAGGGTGTTGGCCCGTAGCCGCCGGTTCAGGGCAAGGGCGAGGAGGAACCCCACGGCGGCCTGTGGGACCAGCGTGAGGGGGATCCACAGGGCCGAGTTCCGCAGCGTGATCATGAAGATGGGGTCGTGGAGGAGCTGGACGTAGTTGCCCAGGCCCACGGAGGTTCCGGGGTTGATGCCGTCCCACTTCAGGGTGCTCGCCTGGACGTTGTACACGATGGGGTACACGACGAACACCGCGAACAGTGACAGCGCCGGCAGCAGGAACAACAGCCCCGCCGAGCTCTCCTTGAGGGAGCGCCTCACCATGGACCTCCGATCAGTGATGGGCGTCCCGGCCCCGAAGGGCCGGGACGCCCGCGCGTGGGAACTGGGCAGGGCTCCCGGCTACCCGGCGCTCACCTGGTCCTGCACCTTCTGCACCGATGCGGCGGCGTCCTGGGGCGTCGTCTGCCCGCTCGCGAGGGCGGCGAGGGCATCGTTCACGGCCTGGTCCACCTTCGGGTCCGCGAGGTAGCGCGAGTACTTCACGTTGGGGAGCCAGTCCGTCATGAACGTGTTCCAGATGGCCTTCTGGTTGTCGCCGGTGAACTTCTGGGGGGTGAGCCCCACCACCGCCGGCACGTCGTTGAAGGTGTTGATCATCTTCTGCGCACCGGCGCCCGCGATGAAGTCGGTGAGCACCTTGCACGCGAGCTCGGGGTTCTTGGTGTTCTTCGCCATGCCCAGGCCGACGTCCATGCCTCCGACCAGCTGCGGCTGGGATGCGCCACCCGGGATGGTCGGGAACAGGAACGGCTTCCAGCCGGCCATGCCCTGGGACACCGGCGGCGTGCCGGACCGGGTGGGGTCGGACTGCTGGATCCACCAGCTGCCGAACGGGAAGATCGCCGCCTTGCCCGCCTCGATCTGGTTGCCGGCGTCCGGGTAGGCCGTCAGGCCCATCGCGCCGTCCTGGAAGACCTTCTGGGTGAACAGCTTCTGCCAGTAGTCGAACGCCTTGACGATGTCCGGGTTGGTCCACTTGTCCGTCCCGCCCTCGGCCTTGTAGACGAGTCCCGGGTTCACGTTGTTGACGATCTGCAGGAAGACGATGCTGCGGTTCCAGCCCTGGAGAGCAGGCATCAGGAACGGGGCGAAGTCCTTGCCCTTCTGGTTCTTGGAGAACGCGACGAGCTCGTCCCAGGTCTGCGGGATCGTCGCGTTGTTCGCCTTGAGGATGTCCGTGTTCGCCCAGAGGTTCACGGTCTCGTTCATCAGGGGCAGCGAGTAGAAGTTGGTGTCGCCCTTGGGGTTGCCCAGCTGGGCTTCGGTGAGCCCGATCGGGAAGAACTTGGTCTTCCAGTCGGCGCCCCAGGTCTTGGCTGCACAGTCCTGCAGCGGCATGAGCTTGGCGCGGAACTGCTGGGTGTAGGCACCGGACTGCAGCCCCACGACGTCGGGCATCGTGTTGGACGCCGCGCGCGTCTGGAGGTCGACGAGGTAGTCAGGCGCGTTGTAGATCGTGGCCTTCACGGTGACGCCCTTGTTCGCCGCCTGGACGGCGGCGACCATCTGGTCCGTCGTCTGCTGGATCGGGCTCCACGACTCGAACGACACGGCATTGGTCGCTCCGCCGCTGTCGGACGCCGGGGCCGCGCCGCCGGCGCACGCGGTCAGCCCGAGGCAGGTGACCACTCCGCCCACAGTGAGAACGCTGATTCGAAGCCTCATTGCTTGATCCTCTCGTGCACCTGACTGAGTGGCGCGAACTTACCATGACTGTTGGATTATTTACATAGCATGTTGGCGGACTATCACAGGCGTTCGAAGGCTCGCGGAACGGCCCCTCGCCCTGGTGACGGGCCCCCTTCGGGGCGGACCGCTCCGGGCCCGGTCGGCCACCTCCGGGGCCCCCAGCGCCCCGGCGGCCCCGGCTCTGGCGCATGATGCAGGGAACGACCCGACCCAAGGAGCATCCGCATGGAGTACACCCGTCTCGGTAGCACCGGCCTGCGCGTGAGCCGCATCGCCCTGGGGTGCATGAGCTACGCCGACGGGTCGCGGGGGAACCACCCGTGGGCGCTCGACGAGGAGACCTCCGGCGCGTTCTTCCGGCAGGCCGTCGAGCTGGGGATCACGTTCTGGGACACCGCGAACGTCTACAGCGCGGGCACGTCCGAGGAGTTCGTGGGCCGGGCGATCCGGCGCTACAGCCGGCGCGAGGACATCGTGCTGGCCACCAAGGTGCACGGGAAGATGCACGACGGGCCCGGCGGCTCCGGGCTGTCGCGCAAGGCCATCCTCGAGCAGGTCGACGCCTCGCTGCGGCGCCTCGACACCGACTACGTCGACCTCTACCAGATCCACCGCCTCGACCCCGAGGTGCCGATGGAGGAGACGATGGAGGCGCTCCACGACATCGTGCGCGCCGGCAAGGCCCGCTACATCGGGGCGTCGTCGATGTGGGCCTGGCAGTTCGCGTCGATGCAGCACGCGGCCGACCTGAACGGCTGGACCCGGTTCGTCTCGATGCAGGACCAGTACAGCCTGCTGATGCGCGAGGAGGAGCGCGAGATGCTGCCGCTGCTCGCGGCCCAGGGTGTCGGCGCCATCCCGTGGAGCCCGCTGGCGCGTGGCCGGGTGGCGCGGCCGTGGGGCGAGCAGACCGACCGCTCGGGCACCGACGAGTTCGGCAAGCGGCTGTACCAGGACTCCGACGCGGCCATCGTGGGCGCCGTCGAGCGGATCGCCGCCGAGCGCGGGGTCGCGATGGCGAGCGTGGGGCTGGCCTGGGTGCTGCGCAACCCGGTCGTCGACGCGCCCATCGTCGGCGCGACCAAGCCGCACCACCTCACGGATGCCGTGGCCGCCCTCGACATCCAGCTCACCG
Proteins encoded in this window:
- a CDS encoding aldo/keto reductase, whose protein sequence is MEYTRLGSTGLRVSRIALGCMSYADGSRGNHPWALDEETSGAFFRQAVELGITFWDTANVYSAGTSEEFVGRAIRRYSRREDIVLATKVHGKMHDGPGGSGLSRKAILEQVDASLRRLDTDYVDLYQIHRLDPEVPMEETMEALHDIVRAGKARYIGASSMWAWQFASMQHAADLNGWTRFVSMQDQYSLLMREEEREMLPLLAAQGVGAIPWSPLARGRVARPWGEQTDRSGTDEFGKRLYQDSDAAIVGAVERIAAERGVAMASVGLAWVLRNPVVDAPIVGATKPHHLTDAVAALDIQLTDAEVAALEEHYTPRPNTGF
- a CDS encoding DeoR/GlpR family DNA-binding transcription regulator; protein product: MTNRGPAARRQLLSDIVARQGFCTVTELAAAVNVSEMTVRRDIEQLASDELVRKVHGGVTVLTQEVLNPSDFTARATEMFAEKQAIARVALNFLVPGSTICIDSGTTALELARALPVNQGLSVVTHSVPVVNALMTKPGVRVHVFGGELHPETQDFAGEATLAAIDGQRFDVLFLAAGGVNERGVFCASDHEALVKRSLIKAAQRIVLIADSAKFDGPAMVRVCDLDTVDQAIADEGISAEHADLLRGAGVPLTVAAAQEHSFVYLESK
- a CDS encoding carbohydrate ABC transporter permease, with product MRRSLKESSAGLLFLLPALSLFAVFVVYPIVYNVQASTLKWDGINPGTSVGLGNYVQLLHDPIFMITLRNSALWIPLTLVPQAAVGFLLALALNRRLRANTLYRAVFFVPAILSAVVVGIVWSHILDPFSGLLAALGKVTGLTFLSANYLSDPHTAIFGVILVNVWMWTGFSMLFYLAGLQLIDRSVLEAARIDGASGFQTTVRIILPLLKPTHLSLLLLGIIGSLKTFELVYVLTGGGPNHASEMLPTYAFQQAFPLQSVGYASAISVVLLVIAVASSLIMVRAFGAGFISSEEK
- a CDS encoding carbohydrate ABC transporter permease, which gives rise to MTAASGTTLANDGTVAGSRPRRRRRPSSGRWLHWLLAPLAVLWLVPVLLVLGLSFLPSANPATVLLGTWPAQPDFSNYGIIFQESPIFQDLVNSLLITVPSVVLVVVLGSMAAFAFARLHVPLKALLFGVLVLALVLPMPSIIVATFKILQAIHLYNSILGLVLVYTALGLPFAIIIVRTAFLAIPRELFEAAVIDGATTWQVFWRIYFPLARPALAVIVIWQTMIAWNDFLLPLVAISDNDKKPLTLIPLAYRGTFLSQPGALFAVLVIISIPVIIIFMLMQRYLVSGLAGSIK
- a CDS encoding lactonase family protein, encoding MNTSTLYVGSYTSAQDGRGSGVSVRGVGADGALTGDLSTVPLSNPTFLALGMGLLFAVEEEPDGRVVSLARTQGKLTVVGSAPSGGGLPCHLVVDDARRRLVLVNYLPAGIATVVVAPDGTLGPTGSTAAPGGTGPVRERQESPHFHQALRVRDGSEDWLVSDLGGDRVVRFAVRGESAPPALVEVCRLPAGSGPRHMGWVGDALLVSGELDSRLHVLSQASGVLEHVGAVTTGAERSRAGRRVANFPSHLVVSPNQDFAFVANRGWNSIAVFDISRVPRGGMPRLVGEVSSRGEWPRHFTFHRGCLYVANQRSNTIAVFAADGDSGVIGDLVQVAPAASPVCLVFADGPFTDTGSGAAP
- a CDS encoding ABC transporter substrate-binding protein; the protein is MRLRISVLTVGGVVTCLGLTACAGGAAPASDSGGATNAVSFESWSPIQQTTDQMVAAVQAANKGVTVKATIYNAPDYLVDLQTRAASNTMPDVVGLQSGAYTQQFRAKLMPLQDCAAKTWGADWKTKFFPIGLTEAQLGNPKGDTNFYSLPLMNETVNLWANTDILKANNATIPQTWDELVAFSKNQKGKDFAPFLMPALQGWNRSIVFLQIVNNVNPGLVYKAEGGTDKWTNPDIVKAFDYWQKLFTQKVFQDGAMGLTAYPDAGNQIEAGKAAIFPFGSWWIQQSDPTRSGTPPVSQGMAGWKPFLFPTIPGGASQPQLVGGMDVGLGMAKNTKNPELACKVLTDFIAGAGAQKMINTFNDVPAVVGLTPQKFTGDNQKAIWNTFMTDWLPNVKYSRYLADPKVDQAVNDALAALASGQTTPQDAAASVQKVQDQVSAG
- a CDS encoding lysylphosphatidylglycerol synthase domain-containing protein, whose translation is MTRMWGVTARWAAGAAAATAVVALALPRVTGTSWAPVVDALSRPSAVQLALLAALWLAGLWVHTPSLTAALPGLSHRRALVLNLSGSCVSNLLPLGGAAGTALNWRMVRAWGFGSAAFGRWALLTNLADTAVKLLLPGVMLCWFALSGDAGVARLVGPGVLGVALLVLLLTAVVLVGRDDRALRRAGRVADRIVARHPRLPSAPEGWGERAARFRSESADLVRTGWGRMLGGKVLYALFQALLLWACLAAVGAPSAPLLVASAFVVERLLSMLVITPGATGVVEVGMAAALTALGAPAAPAAAGVLLYRAFVIGMEVPVGGLVILGWWLSARRRPAAGRRDGDPAALPRRGVPVASLAFEVDERVFLGGRDGQRHPGAS